In Parasegetibacter sp. NRK P23, a single genomic region encodes these proteins:
- a CDS encoding SPFH domain-containing protein, translated as MTATTVILILLAVFVFVAFLSTFKVVPQRSVYIVERLGKYSRSLEAGFHILIPFIDKIAYKQNLKEQAIDVASQICITKDNIAVEVDGILYLQVIDPQKASYGIDNYRFAVIQISQTTMRSIIGKMELDKTFEERETVNGGIVEAVDKASDSWGIKVSRYEVKNISPPQSIKDAMEKQMRAEREKRALIAESEGDKQAKINRAEGDKQEMIARSEGEKQRKINEASGTASEIELIARATAVGIREIATAINQEGGMNAVNLRIAEQYLTEFGKLAKTNNSMIVPADLSDIAGVISSVTSVLNKTKTELPGTR; from the coding sequence ATGACCGCAACAACAGTTATCCTCATTCTTTTAGCCGTATTTGTGTTTGTCGCGTTCCTGTCCACTTTTAAAGTGGTGCCGCAACGCTCCGTTTATATCGTGGAACGACTCGGTAAATACAGCCGCTCCCTGGAAGCAGGCTTTCATATCCTGATTCCGTTCATCGACAAGATCGCGTACAAACAGAACCTGAAAGAACAGGCCATTGACGTGGCTTCACAAATTTGTATTACTAAAGACAATATCGCGGTAGAAGTGGATGGCATCCTCTACCTCCAGGTGATCGACCCGCAAAAAGCTTCGTATGGCATCGACAACTACCGCTTCGCGGTGATACAGATTTCCCAAACCACAATGCGCAGCATCATTGGTAAAATGGAACTCGACAAAACCTTCGAGGAAAGAGAAACCGTGAACGGCGGCATTGTGGAAGCCGTAGACAAGGCCAGTGATTCCTGGGGCATCAAAGTATCGCGTTATGAAGTGAAAAATATTTCGCCGCCCCAAAGCATCAAAGATGCCATGGAAAAGCAGATGCGTGCCGAAAGAGAGAAACGCGCATTGATCGCGGAATCTGAAGGTGACAAACAGGCCAAGATCAACCGGGCCGAAGGGGATAAACAGGAAATGATCGCCCGTTCCGAAGGGGAAAAACAAAGAAAGATCAACGAAGCCAGTGGTACCGCTTCTGAAATTGAGCTGATCGCACGCGCCACCGCGGTAGGTATCCGTGAAATCGCTACGGCCATCAACCAGGAAGGGGGCATGAACGCCGTAAACCTCCGCATCGCTGAGCAATACCTTACGGAATTCGGTAAGCTGGCCAAAACGAACAACTCCATGATCGTACCTGCGGACCTTTCAGATATCGCGGGCGTTATTTCAAGTGTTACTTCGGTATTGAATAAAACGAAAACGGAGTTGCCGGGAACGAGGTAA
- a CDS encoding NfeD family protein codes for MEVFQNIAVIWFFIGLVLFLLEFALPGFILFFFGTGAWIVAIIALFTDISLNTQLIIFLGSSLLNVLLFRNWIRTKLGMGKKSPQALEDEFIGQSAKAETPITPGTNGKVTFRGTSWEASSNDTIAAGENVIITGNKSILLIVRSTQTI; via the coding sequence ATGGAAGTTTTCCAAAACATCGCCGTGATCTGGTTCTTTATCGGACTGGTGCTATTTCTACTAGAATTCGCCCTTCCGGGCTTTATCCTGTTCTTCTTTGGTACAGGTGCCTGGATAGTGGCTATTATCGCCCTGTTCACCGATATTTCCCTAAACACACAACTCATTATTTTCCTGGGAAGTTCTCTGCTCAACGTACTGCTGTTCCGCAACTGGATCAGAACAAAACTGGGCATGGGCAAAAAATCGCCCCAGGCGCTGGAAGATGAATTTATCGGACAATCCGCAAAGGCGGAAACACCCATTACGCCGGGAACTAACGGAAAAGTAACTTTCAGAGGCACCAGTTGGGAGGCTTCCTCCAACGACACCATCGCCGCGGGCGAGAACGTCATCATCACCGGCAACAAAAGCATCCTTCTCATCGTAAGATCAACCCAAACAATATGA
- a CDS encoding DUF5627 domain-containing protein → MKKSLFFLAMITVAVLSCSKKVDHPDFDYQTVYFAYQYPVRTITFGEDIFSTELDNQGKFKIMATTGGVYYSKRNVTVDVAVDETLLGNGMTFTPGGNDVLPMPSKYFSLASNKIVIPEGGLSGGVEVQLSNDFFADPNAIRNSYVIPLRITGVSNADSILSNKNFVLYAVKYVNDWHGNYLRRGKDVVTGSMNQTIVRHKPYVEQDEVNKLWTRSRTDVEFPLVLKNQSGGNVNCPLILKFDATGKCTISAANSSFTASGTGTFVKKGEKNSWGSKDRDALYLSYEVNLPDMKVVSTDTLVARDRAVTMETFTPVNK, encoded by the coding sequence ATGAAGAAGAGTTTGTTTTTCCTCGCGATGATAACTGTTGCAGTACTCTCCTGCAGCAAGAAAGTGGATCATCCCGACTTCGATTACCAAACCGTATATTTCGCCTATCAATACCCGGTTCGTACCATCACTTTCGGTGAGGATATCTTCAGCACCGAACTCGATAACCAAGGTAAATTTAAAATCATGGCCACTACCGGCGGCGTGTACTACAGCAAAAGAAATGTAACCGTTGACGTGGCCGTGGATGAAACCCTTCTTGGGAATGGCATGACGTTCACACCAGGCGGTAATGATGTGCTGCCTATGCCTTCAAAGTATTTTTCGCTTGCTTCCAATAAAATTGTTATCCCTGAGGGAGGGCTTTCAGGAGGCGTGGAAGTGCAATTGAGCAATGATTTCTTTGCGGACCCCAACGCCATCAGGAACTCCTATGTGATCCCGTTACGCATTACCGGTGTAAGCAATGCCGACTCTATACTTTCCAATAAAAACTTCGTGCTTTACGCGGTGAAGTATGTAAACGACTGGCACGGGAACTACCTGCGCAGGGGAAAGGATGTGGTTACCGGAAGTATGAACCAAACCATCGTAAGGCACAAACCTTACGTGGAACAGGATGAAGTGAACAAGCTATGGACCCGCTCCAGAACTGATGTGGAGTTTCCCCTGGTATTGAAAAACCAGTCCGGTGGAAACGTGAACTGCCCGCTGATCCTGAAGTTTGACGCCACAGGCAAATGCACCATCTCCGCCGCAAACAGCAGCTTTACCGCTTCAGGAACCGGAACCTTCGTGAAAAAAGGAGAAAAGAACAGTTGGGGAAGTAAGGACCGCGACGCGCTTTACCTCAGCTATGAAGTTAACCTGCCCGATATGAAAGTGGTATCCACCGATACGCTCGTGGCCAGGGACCGTGCGGTAACCATGGAAACCTTCACCCCTGTTAACAAGTAA
- a CDS encoding endo-1,4-beta-xylanase, with protein sequence MNKIYKTALGVAAMVMAASCSKYEPLGFEVDKPESVVLQEEIDSYDALLSYINLSAHPNFKLGAALSLSTYVNKSVMYRLANRNFNEIVMGWEMKHGGVVQPNGSLALENVSNLMEKAKEAGMPVFGHTLCWHANQNASYLNGLIAPLRVTAPSFPNGLNLAGAQDGSFTNWTKAHAGAGITVENMGMGAGTKAIKLVAAAGSAAAQDLQLITPAITVDPAHKYEVVCYIKSDMPGEGRIAFEGLTNNEPSVDWMKTGTASATFQTSISWKEIRFQVSGFTGNSIKLHFDLGYKPNVTYYIDINNLYVYDTQGTPIISNLVSNGNFEAGSGWGGWGGSSSRGISADGLGFGNKGKAFFVTNPTKAANFWDVQTVYNFAEALKNGETYNLSFWVKGTAEGIIRPELQSSDYSSNGFGQVGVTKEWKQVNLSTTATKADRTRLIFSYGEYAGTVYIDDVVLTSSKGGGGGTTIVEKTNVEKQQIISSALEHWISGMQAVTKSYVKAWDVVNEPMDDGKPYELKTGVGRTLNTDEFYWQDYMGKDYAVEAFKMARKYGNATDIHFINDYNLEYNLDKCRGIIEYVKYIESKGAKVDGIGTQMHIDINSNKTNIEEMFKLLAATGKLIKVSELDIGVGVKTPNATAEHYAKQADMYRFVVEKYFEHVPAAQRYGITMWSPLDSPASSSWRAGEPIGLWTEGYVRKPAYSAVAEALKAKAK encoded by the coding sequence ATGAATAAAATTTATAAAACGGCTTTAGGAGTTGCCGCCATGGTTATGGCCGCATCCTGTAGTAAATACGAGCCCCTCGGCTTCGAAGTGGACAAGCCGGAAAGTGTAGTGCTCCAGGAGGAAATTGACTCCTATGACGCGCTGTTGAGTTACATCAACCTTTCCGCTCATCCTAATTTTAAACTTGGCGCCGCACTTTCATTGTCTACCTACGTGAACAAAAGCGTCATGTACCGTCTCGCCAACCGGAACTTCAACGAAATCGTGATGGGCTGGGAAATGAAACATGGCGGCGTGGTACAACCCAACGGAAGTCTTGCGCTGGAAAATGTGTCGAACCTAATGGAAAAAGCGAAGGAGGCAGGCATGCCGGTTTTCGGGCATACCCTCTGCTGGCACGCCAACCAGAACGCCAGTTACCTGAACGGGCTGATTGCCCCGCTCAGGGTTACCGCTCCTTCTTTTCCTAACGGACTGAACCTGGCGGGTGCACAGGATGGCTCCTTCACCAACTGGACCAAAGCACACGCGGGAGCAGGCATCACCGTTGAAAATATGGGTATGGGCGCCGGTACAAAAGCGATTAAGCTCGTAGCTGCCGCAGGTTCCGCCGCCGCGCAGGACCTGCAGTTGATCACACCGGCCATTACGGTTGACCCCGCACATAAATATGAAGTGGTGTGCTATATTAAATCAGATATGCCCGGCGAAGGACGTATCGCTTTCGAAGGACTTACCAATAACGAGCCTTCCGTAGACTGGATGAAAACCGGAACCGCTTCAGCTACTTTCCAAACCAGTATCTCCTGGAAGGAAATCAGGTTCCAGGTCAGCGGGTTCACCGGTAATTCCATTAAACTGCATTTTGACCTTGGATACAAGCCGAATGTAACCTACTACATTGACATCAATAACTTGTACGTTTACGATACACAGGGGACACCGATTATCAGTAACCTGGTATCAAATGGTAATTTTGAAGCAGGCTCCGGATGGGGCGGATGGGGTGGAAGCTCTTCCAGGGGGATATCTGCCGATGGACTGGGTTTTGGTAACAAGGGAAAGGCTTTCTTTGTAACCAATCCTACTAAAGCTGCGAATTTTTGGGACGTTCAAACGGTATATAACTTTGCGGAAGCGCTGAAGAACGGTGAAACCTACAACCTGAGCTTCTGGGTGAAAGGAACAGCTGAAGGGATCATACGCCCGGAACTTCAAAGTTCCGACTACTCCTCCAACGGCTTCGGTCAGGTAGGCGTTACGAAAGAATGGAAGCAGGTGAATCTTTCTACTACAGCCACTAAGGCAGATAGAACACGCCTTATCTTTAGTTATGGTGAATATGCTGGAACCGTTTACATCGATGATGTTGTGCTTACCAGCTCAAAAGGCGGCGGCGGTGGAACCACCATTGTTGAAAAAACAAATGTTGAAAAACAACAGATCATCTCTTCCGCCCTCGAACATTGGATATCCGGTATGCAGGCCGTTACCAAATCCTATGTAAAAGCATGGGATGTGGTGAACGAACCGATGGATGATGGTAAGCCTTATGAACTGAAAACCGGCGTGGGAAGAACACTGAACACCGACGAATTCTACTGGCAGGATTACATGGGTAAGGATTACGCCGTGGAAGCCTTCAAAATGGCCAGGAAGTACGGCAATGCCACCGATATTCACTTCATTAACGATTACAATCTCGAATACAACCTCGACAAATGCCGCGGCATCATCGAATACGTAAAGTATATCGAAAGCAAAGGCGCCAAAGTAGATGGTATCGGTACGCAGATGCACATCGATATCAACTCCAATAAAACGAACATCGAAGAAATGTTCAAACTGCTTGCCGCCACTGGTAAATTGATCAAAGTATCTGAACTGGACATAGGCGTTGGCGTGAAAACACCCAATGCAACCGCTGAACATTATGCCAAACAGGCTGACATGTACAGGTTCGTGGTAGAAAAGTATTTCGAACATGTTCCCGCTGCCCAACGTTACGGCATCACCATGTGGAGCCCGTTAGACAGCCCCGCAAGCTCCAGCTGGAGAGCCGGTGAGCCCATTGGTTTGTGGACCGAAGGTTATGTACGGAAACCTGCTTACTCCGCTGTAGCGGAAGCTTTGAAAGCGAAGGCGAAATAA
- a CDS encoding DUF6496 domain-containing protein → MAKYSAKASEKVERAVHEMKKGTLKSGSGKKVTSRKQAVAIGLSEARDAGAKVPKKKADK, encoded by the coding sequence ATGGCAAAGTATTCAGCCAAAGCTTCCGAAAAGGTAGAGCGGGCCGTTCATGAAATGAAAAAAGGAACACTGAAAAGTGGCAGCGGCAAAAAGGTCACAAGCAGGAAACAGGCCGTAGCCATCGGACTGTCGGAAGCGAGAGACGCCGGGGCGAAAGTACCCAAAAAGAAGGCGGACAAATAA
- a CDS encoding SusC/RagA family TonB-linked outer membrane protein yields the protein MKYFKLTILFCALIALLPAVPKAQNAPKVNIKAIVYGADNKPLKGALVTSTEKGHIEVVTDETGTFTLEAPLDASLKIEAPGYTTKYLAASADLTQVVMEEDKDGGMIPVAFRKINRKDAFGDVAVVNVEELLKKNYFTYSLDGMDALAPGFNGNSTWAMGSYLLLIDGVPREAGNVMPTEIEHITFLKGVNAVALYGSRAAKGAVLITTKRGKANDRRVDFRVNSGVHTPKRYPKYLGSAEWMTLYNEAFINDGRLVPGTDIPHDEEEIYNHASGRNPYRYPNVDYYSDEFLKKAYSRHDATMEISGGNDKARYYTNIGFNTSGSLLNFGEAIKNDRSDRLNLRGNIDVNLNEYLSFNVDATAIFYTGRGVNADYWGSAATLRPHRFAPLVPIEFIEETDEASLLFVRNSNYVIDGKYLLGGTQLDQTNPFAAIYAGGNNKYTSRQFQFNTGVNADLRNVLKGLSFNSQIAIDYNTSYNLSFNNSYAVYRADWNTYSGTDLISSLQKFNEDQKSGVQNVSNSWYRQTIAANAYFNYKNTFSGKHNVSAIAAVNGFQISESAIYHRISNANLGFQAGYNYAQKYYFDFSGALIHSARLPEGQRKAFSPTVSLGWRLSEEQFLSGSGFVNDLRLTASAGILHTDLDIADYYLYEGIYTVNGSWYGWKDGTGIQATESRRGANPILSFPKREELSVGLEGSFLNNTLKLGGNFFVNTMSGNVIQAAVLYPSYFTTGWPVSSFTPYVNYNNDKRTGFDFNASFSKRTGEVDWSVGVNGMYYATKATRRAEIPAEENLRRAGRPLDGIWGLQNEGFFMDDADIAASPNHLGQVMPGDIKYKDQNGDGLIDSRDEVYLGRGGWFGAPLTTGVHISAKWKNLSLFALGVGRFGAYAMKNSSYFWVNGEDKYSEVVRNRWTEGTKHTATFPRLTTGAGDNNFRSSDFWLYNTNRFDLGKVQISYDMTGLLKSKAFVRELGVYVSGFNLLTISPEREVLEMNVGSAPQTRLYNLGLKALF from the coding sequence ATGAAATATTTTAAATTAACAATATTGTTCTGCGCGCTTATCGCCTTGCTCCCGGCGGTCCCAAAAGCGCAGAATGCGCCGAAGGTCAATATAAAAGCTATTGTTTACGGCGCGGACAATAAGCCGCTCAAAGGCGCACTGGTTACCAGCACTGAAAAGGGACATATTGAAGTGGTTACGGATGAAACAGGGACATTTACCCTGGAGGCACCGCTGGATGCGTCATTAAAAATTGAGGCTCCTGGCTACACAACAAAATACCTTGCCGCAAGCGCAGATTTGACGCAGGTGGTGATGGAAGAAGATAAGGATGGTGGAATGATTCCGGTTGCTTTTCGGAAAATAAACCGGAAAGACGCTTTCGGAGATGTTGCCGTGGTGAATGTAGAGGAACTGCTGAAGAAAAACTATTTTACGTATAGCCTGGATGGGATGGACGCCCTCGCCCCTGGCTTTAATGGCAACAGTACATGGGCAATGGGCAGTTACCTTTTGTTGATTGATGGAGTTCCCCGTGAAGCCGGTAATGTAATGCCGACTGAAATTGAACACATCACTTTTTTGAAAGGCGTAAATGCCGTGGCGCTTTATGGTAGCCGTGCCGCCAAAGGTGCGGTGCTGATTACCACCAAGAGGGGCAAGGCTAATGACAGAAGGGTGGATTTTCGTGTCAACTCCGGCGTGCATACTCCAAAGCGTTATCCCAAATATCTCGGGTCTGCAGAATGGATGACACTTTACAATGAAGCGTTCATTAACGATGGCAGGTTGGTGCCTGGCACGGATATACCGCACGATGAAGAAGAAATTTACAACCATGCCTCGGGAAGAAATCCATACAGGTATCCTAATGTTGATTATTATTCAGATGAATTCCTGAAAAAGGCGTACTCCAGGCACGACGCAACAATGGAAATCTCCGGCGGTAATGATAAAGCCAGGTACTATACCAATATCGGTTTCAATACTTCTGGTTCTTTGCTGAACTTCGGAGAGGCCATTAAAAACGACAGGTCCGATCGCCTGAATCTCCGCGGAAATATTGATGTAAACCTCAACGAATACCTGAGCTTTAACGTGGACGCCACAGCCATATTCTATACCGGAAGAGGAGTGAACGCCGATTATTGGGGAAGTGCGGCAACCTTGAGGCCACACCGGTTTGCGCCCCTAGTCCCAATCGAATTTATCGAAGAAACGGATGAAGCGTCTTTGCTCTTCGTAAGAAACAGCAACTATGTTATTGACGGGAAATACCTGCTGGGTGGAACCCAGCTTGATCAGACCAATCCCTTCGCCGCAATTTATGCGGGAGGAAATAATAAGTATACCAGCCGGCAGTTTCAATTCAATACAGGTGTGAATGCGGATCTCCGGAATGTGTTAAAAGGGCTTTCCTTTAATTCCCAGATCGCGATAGACTATAATACTTCATATAACCTGTCTTTCAATAATAGTTACGCGGTATACAGGGCTGATTGGAATACTTACTCCGGCACCGACCTGATCAGCAGCTTGCAGAAGTTCAATGAAGACCAGAAAAGTGGCGTTCAGAATGTGAGCAATTCCTGGTACAGGCAAACCATTGCGGCCAACGCGTATTTCAATTATAAAAACACTTTTTCCGGCAAGCACAATGTATCCGCTATTGCTGCGGTAAATGGTTTCCAGATATCTGAATCAGCTATTTACCACAGGATAAGCAATGCTAACCTCGGTTTCCAGGCGGGTTATAATTATGCACAGAAATATTACTTCGATTTCAGCGGCGCGCTGATCCATTCCGCGAGGTTGCCTGAAGGACAGCGGAAAGCATTTTCTCCCACAGTGTCCCTCGGATGGAGGCTCAGTGAAGAGCAGTTCCTGTCAGGTTCAGGTTTTGTAAACGACCTGAGACTTACGGCATCAGCAGGCATTCTGCATACCGATCTTGATATTGCTGATTATTATTTGTACGAAGGTATTTACACCGTTAACGGCTCATGGTATGGCTGGAAAGACGGTACCGGCATTCAGGCCACCGAGTCCCGCCGGGGGGCCAACCCGATACTTTCGTTCCCCAAGAGAGAGGAGTTGAGTGTAGGATTGGAAGGTTCCTTTTTGAACAATACCTTGAAACTAGGAGGTAATTTCTTTGTGAATACCATGTCGGGCAATGTTATCCAGGCAGCGGTGCTGTATCCTTCTTATTTTACTACCGGATGGCCTGTTTCATCTTTTACGCCTTATGTTAACTACAACAATGATAAACGTACCGGCTTCGATTTTAACGCAAGTTTCAGCAAGCGTACCGGAGAAGTGGACTGGTCTGTTGGCGTGAATGGCATGTATTATGCCACCAAGGCCACAAGACGTGCTGAAATACCTGCAGAAGAAAACCTCAGGAGAGCAGGAAGACCCCTGGATGGAATATGGGGGCTACAGAATGAAGGTTTTTTTATGGATGACGCAGATATAGCCGCATCCCCAAATCATTTGGGACAGGTAATGCCTGGAGACATCAAGTACAAGGATCAGAATGGCGATGGCCTGATAGATAGCCGGGATGAAGTATATCTTGGCCGCGGAGGTTGGTTTGGCGCACCGCTCACCACGGGCGTTCATATATCCGCCAAATGGAAAAATCTTTCACTCTTTGCATTGGGGGTTGGACGTTTTGGCGCTTACGCCATGAAGAACAGTTCTTACTTCTGGGTGAACGGTGAAGATAAATATTCAGAGGTGGTAAGAAACCGCTGGACAGAAGGAACAAAGCATACTGCTACTTTTCCACGGTTAACCACAGGTGCGGGAGACAATAACTTCCGTTCCTCAGATTTCTGGCTTTACAACACCAATCGCTTCGACCTTGGAAAGGTGCAGATTTCCTATGATATGACCGGTCTCCTTAAAAGCAAGGCTTTTGTGAGAGAACTGGGCGTATATGTGAGCGGCTTCAATTTGCTTACCATCTCTCCTGAAAGAGAAGTGTTGGAAATGAATGTTGGTAGCGCACCGCAAACACGTTTGTATAACCTGGGCTTAAAGGCGTTGTTCTAG
- a CDS encoding RagB/SusD family nutrient uptake outer membrane protein produces the protein MNKILSILLAAVVLLSGCKDLIEPAIENNRQLDPADYVPGDARFPFGLLLNGYNRLPTNGWSFNDVATDDAVSNDPNNGYLKIALGQWTATNNPASQWNNSFAAIQYMNIALEEIEKAKLAADPVVSDLYKKRFKAEARGLRAIFFYHLLQNHAGVAQDGKLLGVPLLLSVQTPASEFNIPRATFEECMQQIYTDLDAAIEALPLDYEDVAGTGQIPSHYGNITVSQYNRVFGSAFRGFFTARIARAIKAQAALLAASPAYSAGSTTTWAQAANYAGAVLALKGGVGSLAANGLTWYSNASEITALKDGANPPEILWRNNYADNRDLEQANFPPTLFGSGRINPTQNLVDAFPMANGYPISDPNSGYNSNDPYAGRDPRLRTFILVNGGTAGPANTVITTAADGLSNDALNKVETSTRTGYYLRKLLRQDVNLNPNSVNNQRHYKPHIRYTEILLMYAEAANEAWGPTGFGEQSFSAYDVIKAIRGRAGVGTNNGDPYLEAAKTSKETMRALIRNERRLELCFEGFRFWDLRRWNANLTETAKGMSIRNGTYSIINVQERLFESYMNYGPIPQSETLKFSALQQNKGWQ, from the coding sequence ATGAACAAGATATTATCTATACTCCTTGCCGCGGTTGTGTTGCTTTCTGGGTGTAAGGATCTTATTGAGCCTGCAATAGAAAACAACCGGCAGCTTGATCCTGCGGATTACGTTCCGGGCGATGCAAGATTTCCGTTTGGTTTGCTGCTTAACGGGTACAATCGTCTTCCAACAAATGGATGGTCATTTAATGATGTGGCCACCGACGATGCCGTAAGTAACGATCCCAATAATGGATACCTGAAGATCGCTTTAGGGCAGTGGACCGCTACCAATAATCCTGCAAGCCAATGGAACAATAGTTTCGCTGCCATTCAGTACATGAATATTGCACTGGAAGAAATAGAAAAGGCAAAACTGGCAGCCGATCCTGTTGTAAGCGATTTGTATAAAAAAAGGTTTAAAGCTGAAGCCCGTGGTTTAAGGGCGATATTCTTCTACCACTTGTTACAGAACCACGCGGGTGTTGCACAGGATGGTAAATTGCTTGGCGTGCCCTTACTTTTAAGTGTGCAGACGCCAGCTTCAGAGTTTAATATACCCCGTGCCACTTTTGAAGAGTGCATGCAACAAATATATACTGATCTGGACGCTGCCATAGAAGCATTGCCACTGGATTACGAAGATGTTGCAGGAACCGGGCAGATACCTTCTCATTATGGCAATATTACCGTATCACAATATAACCGTGTCTTCGGTTCAGCCTTTCGTGGTTTCTTTACAGCAAGAATAGCCCGGGCCATTAAAGCACAGGCTGCATTACTGGCGGCGAGCCCCGCATACAGTGCCGGTTCTACCACTACGTGGGCACAGGCTGCCAACTATGCCGGTGCTGTACTGGCGCTTAAGGGTGGCGTAGGTTCATTGGCAGCGAATGGCCTTACATGGTATTCCAATGCAAGTGAAATTACAGCGTTGAAAGATGGCGCCAATCCTCCGGAGATCTTATGGAGAAACAACTATGCGGACAACAGGGACCTGGAACAGGCCAACTTCCCGCCCACATTGTTTGGTAGCGGTAGAATAAATCCAACGCAGAATCTTGTAGATGCATTTCCTATGGCCAATGGATACCCTATTTCCGATCCCAACAGCGGTTACAATTCCAATGATCCTTATGCAGGAAGAGACCCCCGCCTCCGTACATTTATCCTCGTGAACGGTGGAACAGCGGGGCCGGCAAATACGGTAATTACTACAGCTGCAGATGGCCTTAGCAACGATGCCCTGAATAAAGTGGAAACATCCACAAGAACCGGATATTACCTTCGCAAACTGTTGCGCCAAGATGTAAACCTGAATCCCAATTCCGTAAACAATCAGCGTCATTACAAGCCGCATATCCGTTATACTGAAATCCTGCTTATGTATGCTGAAGCTGCAAATGAAGCCTGGGGCCCAACCGGCTTTGGTGAGCAAAGTTTCTCAGCTTACGATGTAATTAAAGCGATCAGAGGCAGGGCCGGAGTGGGCACCAATAACGGTGATCCATATCTCGAAGCCGCAAAAACAAGCAAGGAAACAATGAGGGCGCTTATCAGGAACGAGCGAAGGCTGGAACTTTGTTTCGAAGGATTCAGGTTCTGGGATCTCCGCCGCTGGAATGCTAACCTTACCGAAACCGCTAAAGGAATGAGCATCAGGAACGGAACCTATAGTATCATCAATGTGCAGGAAAGGCTGTTTGAAAGTTATATGAATTACGGCCCGATTCCACAAAGCGAAACACTCAAATTCAGCGCACTGCAACAAAATAAAGGCTGGCAATAA